The Clarias gariepinus isolate MV-2021 ecotype Netherlands chromosome 7, CGAR_prim_01v2, whole genome shotgun sequence genome includes a window with the following:
- the LOC128527403 gene encoding uncharacterized protein LOC128527403: MSSKFELDQFAIQPTAQQLDICRKDDLFAIADLYRIQVACGARKAEIKGVIHEHLIEQGVLPGEREAGVAPEMSASVDEGEEQPKPTEMASIDPATLPSPSNPLLAIRLKELDLELSRQQYQSQLLQVRTVELETQRAIRLKELDLELKAQQPAYFPAAEAPSVNVPVSAPVNASTPSPIPAPRSPFQMGVPPDNSLDVAIGSSHQPTRIKGPPQTPFRCLLCHRVRLCIVFLFCNSTFVYLNILPERTV; the protein is encoded by the exons ATGTCTTCTAAATTTGAATTAGATCAATTCGCGATCCAGCCAACAGCACAGCAATTGGACATTTGCCGCAAAGATGATTTGTTCGCTATTGCAGATTTGTATCGGATTCAGGTGGCTTGTGGTGCTAGGAAAGCAGAAATAAAAGGAGTGATCCATGAGCATTTGATTGAGCAGGGGGTTTTACCTGGGGAACGCGAAGCAGGTGTTGCACCTGAAATGTCGGCTTCCGTGGATGAGGGGGAGGAGCAACCCAAACCCACGGAGATGGCTAGCATAGATCCTGCTACTCTTCCGTCTCCTAGTAATCCCTTGCTGGCAATCAGATTGAAAGAGCTTGACTTAGAGCTGAGCAGACAGCAGTACCAGAGTCAACTGTTGCAGGTGCGGACGGTTGAACTGGAAACCCAACGAGCAATCAGGCTCAAGGAGCTGGACCTGGAGCTAAAAGCCCAACAACCAGCTTACTTCCCCGCTGCTGAGGCGCCCAGCGTGAATGTGCCAGTTTCAGCTCCCGTCAATGCTTCCACTCCGAGTCCCATTCCTGCACCACGATCGCCTTTCCAA atgGGTGTTCCTCCAGATAATTCACTGGACGTTGCGATTGGTTCATCTCATCAACCAACCAGAATAAAAGGACCGCCCCAAACTCCTTTCAGATGCCTTTTGTGCCACCGTGTGCGTCTTTGTATTGTGTTCCTGTTTTGCAATTCGACCTTTGTATATTTGAATATATTACCAGAGAGAACTGTCTAG